The following coding sequences are from one Mus pahari chromosome X, PAHARI_EIJ_v1.1, whole genome shotgun sequence window:
- the Iqsec2 gene encoding IQ motif and SEC7 domain-containing protein 2 isoform X3, protein MELPWRSSRSTASHTLHQYCCPTQVLDSMKLTPSGRLAESREEEEEEETEEEEEEDAHQFCCPASECSSPSSR, encoded by the exons ATGGAACTCCCCTGGAGGAGCAGCAG GTCCACAGCGTCTCATACTCTACACCAGTATTGCTGTCCTACTCAGGTCCTTGACTCCATGAAGCTTACCCCCTCAGGCAGGCTGGCAGAGAGCAG ggaagaggaggaggaggaggaaactgaggaagaggaagaggaagacgcTCACCAGTTCTGCTGTCCGGCCTCCGAATGCAGTAGTCCCTCCTCTCGGTAA